AATTCGTTTTGGATTTCATTTTTAAATCCAAATGAACAGTACCCCATCTGGAGCAGGCCTCAGAAGTGAATGTCTGTCCTGTTCACATTACACACATATCTGAGCTTTGGGCTAAGTTGATAACCGTGCAGCTTGTAGCGTCTTGTCTAGGACAGGGGGTTGAGGGGCCACTGCACTATACTGAGATGGTTTGCGTTTGTTGGTTGAACAAGGCTCAATACTCCCCCATCCGTGGAAGCATTACTTTCCCAACTATATCAGCACTCAGAAATGTTTGCTTTACCTCCTCTGGCTAGTGATTGTGCTAAACATTATCATTATTCTCATTATTTGTTGCAATGTGTTGATGGCGATACTGATTGCTGAATCATTCGGCCTCCGGCGAAATGATAGGACTTAGTCCGAATGAAAGCACCATTGAAATGTTCATCAGAGAAAAATCAGTGTTCCAATCAGTCTCAAAAGGCACATTATCTGGAGCGTGGTGTACTCTGGTCTGGGTCCTGTTCATTTGGGCACACAACGGAAcacgttttaaaatgtttttgccTAAGCAAACGAAAACAAACCAGTTACAGTACTtcctttctgtttgtctgtttttgtCGGTTTGGTGCCTATTCAACACAACCCTGGTGTTTTTCTAAAGTAGGGTGATGGGTAACACATATGCCAAACTTTGAGGAAGGAAGATAGGAGGGGGATTCTATTTCTCTAAACTGTATGTTTGAATAACCTAAAATAGAATTGGGATTTATTTCAAATGAACAACAGTAGAGCAGTTCCCAGAGCAACAATGTCTTAACCACTAAACCATTTTAAATAGCATTTTTTGTAAAATAACGAAAATAGAAATAAAAGCGGCAAAACTAACATGGAATCAATTGACGCCCATAAAAACATTACAGACATTCCATTTAGACACACAGTTCAACCTCCAATTTCACAATATGATGTTTCAACGTCACAATATAGAAAGGCTCAGACAGACTGAAGACAAGTATCAGGAAGAATATCCTTGAGGCACTTACAGTAATAAATGTTTCCGTAGTTGAAAAGCAAGGTTGATTTTAAGGCCCGTAAATTGTTTCACTTCAGCATTTAGGTTCTGCCACTGTCCAGTTAGCATAATTAGTGTCAATGGGTTTCTGATGTGTACAGTTTTCATTTGTAGCACAAATCAATCAACTGGATAACCAATACAATTTAAAAGATGACCTCTTCGTCATATGTTTGTACATATGAACATCGGTAAAGCAAGATGGCATATTGCCTGACAAATTGATCTGTGTCCACACATGACCGACATGATAGACGTTAGTGTGTTGACCACTGTGTAAATTAATTCATTGCGAGGCCCTTAGTCTGACATTTCCTTACAGTTTTGAAATGTACATTGCGAACTGAGCACTTTGGCTGCACTGCTTATGGTTGTAACATTTCACGAGATGGAATCAAAAAGTAGTTTTTTTTCAAACTTTGTCAAGGAAGGCCTGTGGATATGAGTTATTTATTTGTTTCTCTCTTGTTCAACAATACTTTGTGCTGATAGGGCGAGATCTTTATCATCATGGCGGAAGAAAGTATTTGGCCCAGGCTAGCTTCCATAGTTCCCATAGTTATCAATAAAATATGTTTATCAAGGTTTTTTGATACATGTTGTGGATTAAAAACGTAAATACCAAGATTGATGTCAATTTTAATTTAACCAGTGGTCCtttcttttttaatttttttgatGTTGTTTGCAATTCTATGAGAATGTGATGTTTCACCTCacagataaaaaataaatcaatCCAATAGACATTATACAACTTTCTACACATACTGTAGGTCTATTAGGCGAAATAAATTAGTTGTATATGTTTGAGTAGATGAGGTGAAATGATTgtaatacatacacacacgctcaAGTGTAACCCTGACAGTACTGCAAAAATAACTTGCTCAATAGAAATATAACATTTAACATCAAGCTAAACGGCTAGTCAAAATATTTAAACATCGGAGGCGTTTCATCATTTTTGGTTAGAACTCTTGATAGAAAATACGTGACTTAAAAAACAGCACATTTTTGTTAAATAATAACCTTCTCTTGTACGATACAAATCCTGCTGAAAAGTACCTTTTTTCTTTCTGTTACCTTTTAAATAGATTGATAAAAACAGTACAAAAAATGCTGTCTTATAAAATACAAGTTTATCTTTCTTTTAAAACTAAAGGCTCCTTGCACATTGCACAGAATTTTAAACTCTTTTTACCGAATAACAAGCTGATGTTAACTTCTTCCCTCACAGCGAGAGTTAAGGCTCTGCTTTGCTCCCATGCTTTTTCACATTGATTTCACTTTCATACTGTCAAATCGTCTGACCTTGCCCTGCTGCTGGCTTTGCTTAAACTGCTGAGTGGTCTGGTGTCTGCTATCGTGTCGGTAGCCTCCACGTCGGGGTCCGCGGGGCCCTCGTCCTCGCCGCTTTCCGGTAGGACCCTCACCTCCGCCCCAGTGGTCTGGACGTAGGAAGGCAAAGACTCGTCGTACACTTTAGAGACGTTCTCACTTCCCGCCTGGTAAGGTACGGGCAGCCTGCCTGCCTCCATGCCTACCTCTGTTAAGGGGAAGAAGTGCGATGCGGGCTTGTCCTCCTCCAGCTGCCGGTAGCCCTTGGCCTTCTGGATGGACGACACGGCCATGGAGTGCAGGCTCTTTTCCTCAGGGGGGCTCTGGCTTTCACCGTCCTGACCGCCCTGGGTCTGGGGCGGCGGCTTGCGGAACACGAAGCGGATCTTCTTCAGGCCCAGGTGGCTGATCTCCACAAAGTTGAGGAAGAGCGAGACGCATGCGACGGCCAACATGAAGATGATAAAGACAGTCTTCTCGGTGGGGCGCGACACGAAGCAGTCCACGGTGTTGGGGCAGGGCCAGCGGCTGCACTGGTACAGCGGCAGGATGCGGAAGCCATACAGGAAGTACTGGCCCACCACGAATCCCACCTCGAATAGCGTCTTGAAGATGATGTGGCAGATGTAGGTCCTCAGCAGGGTGCCCTCCAGCCTGAACTTCTTGCTGCCCTTGGTGCTGGTCTCCTTGGTGGTGCGCACACTGCCCTGGTCAGGCGCTAGCGGCAGCCTCTCCTCACTCAGCTCCTGCTGGCGGTTCAACTCAGCCTCCTCGCGCTCCTTGCGCTTCTCCTCCATGTGGACATAGTGCACAGCGTGGCCCACGTACACCAGCGAGGGTGTAGACACAAAGATGATCTGGAGAACCCACAGACGGATGTGCGAGATGGGGAAAGCCTCGTCGTAGCACACGTTCTCGCAACCAGGCTGCTGGGTGTTGCACACGTAATCCGACTGCTCGTCGCCCCACACAAACTCAGCGGCTGTGCCCAGGATGAGGATCCGGAAGATGAAGAGCACTGTGAGCCACACCCTCCCAATCACC
This genomic stretch from Salvelinus fontinalis isolate EN_2023a chromosome 41, ASM2944872v1, whole genome shotgun sequence harbors:
- the LOC129840619 gene encoding gap junction alpha-8 protein-like yields the protein MGDWSFLGNILEEVNEHSTVIGRVWLTVLFIFRILILGTAAEFVWGDEQSDYVCNTQQPGCENVCYDEAFPISHIRLWVLQIIFVSTPSLVYVGHAVHYVHMEEKRKEREEAELNRQQELSEERLPLAPDQGSVRTTKETSTKGSKKFRLEGTLLRTYICHIIFKTLFEVGFVVGQYFLYGFRILPLYQCSRWPCPNTVDCFVSRPTEKTVFIIFMLAVACVSLFLNFVEISHLGLKKIRFVFRKPPPQTQGGQDGESQSPPEEKSLHSMAVSSIQKAKGYRQLEEDKPASHFFPLTEVGMEAGRLPVPYQAGSENVSKVYDESLPSYVQTTGAEVRVLPESGEDEGPADPDVEATDTIADTRPLSSLSKASSRARSDDLTV